Within Leishmania infantum JPCM5 genome chromosome 35, the genomic segment GTACGCCATTGCGCGGCCAGACGTGTGCGCTGGATGCTGCTTCAACTCCCCGAACAACGAGGCGCAGTGCAAGCGTGTCATGTCGTGGAAGTGGAGGGCCGAGCTCTTCACCGCCGGCCGCTACGAGTTTCAGCGGGTCAAGGCCCAGCTCGAGAACGAGtccttcgccgccggcgtgatTGAGCAGGCAAACCTCGCGGCCGTGCAGAAAAAGGCGTACGGCAACCGCAAGGGCAATGTACTGGAAGGCACCTCGTACGAGCGGAAAGACGACTGGAAAAAGAGTCAGAGCAGTCgcaagggcggcggcggtgccggatACCGACAAGAgtcacggcagcagcagcgcgaggctgccgacgcgcttctccagcgcgAGTTCGGTGCCGATCGCAAcggtgaaggcggcagctccgactcggacggcgacgccgacggcccAAAGGCGTACCACAAGCTCAACGAGAACACGCAGTTCAACATGCTGAAACGGCGGCTCAGCGAATATAGCCGAAAAGCCTACGGCAAGATTCACGAGACGCGTGAAGTGATGCGGTCCAACGTGGTGTGCCAGCGCGAGAACTCCTTCTACGTCGACACGGTTCGCCTTTTTCGCGACCGCCGCTACGAATACAAGGCAGCCCTGAAGACATGGAAGAAGAGGCTGGACGCTGCGAAGGACTCGGACGAGCGCAAGGTGTGCCAGAGTCGCTGCGTGCAGATGGaatcgctgcagctggcccACAAGTGCATCCTCAACTCGTTTTACGGCTACGTGATGCGTAAAGGCTCGCGGTGGTCGAGTATGGAAATGGCGGGCATCGTCACCTATCTCGGCGCGACGCTGATTCAGATGGCCCGCTCGCTTGTCCAGCAGATCGGTGTGACGCTCGAGCTTGACACGGATGGCATCTGGTGCTGTCTTCCCAACACGTTTCCCGAGAACTTCACTTTGGCCACGACAAACCCGTCCAAGCCGAAGATATCGATATCGTACCCGTGCGTCGTGCTGAACAAAATGGTGCACGATCGGTACTCAAATCACCAGTACCAGGACCTTGTCAGCACGGGCGTGTACAAGACGCGCAGCGAGTGCTCGATCTACTTTGAAGTAGACGGCCCGTACCTCGCCATGCTGCTGCCTGCCAGTCGCGAGGAAGGCAAAAGCATCAAGAAGCGCTACGCCGTCTTCAGCCCGGACGGCAGCTTGGCCGAGCTCAAGGGGTTTGAGCTGAAACGTCGCGGAGAGCTGATGCTTGTCAAGGACTTCCAGTCACAGGTGTtccgccgcttcctcgacGGCAGGACGCTCGCTGACGCGTACGCCTCGGCGGCTGTCGTGGCGGATGCCGCGCTTGACATGCTTGAGTCCAAAGGCGAAGGCTACGATACAGAGGAGATTCTGGAGAAGATTACGGAGAGCAGCAACATGACTCGGCGACTCTCCGAGTACCCCGAATCGCAGAAGTCGCTGGCCATCACGACAGCACGGCGCATTGCCGAGTTCCTGGGACCGCAAATGGTAAAAGATAAGGGCCTGGCGTGCCACTTCATCATCTCACGCATGCCGGCCGGCCGCCCCGTCACGGAGCGGGCGATCCCCGTCACGATCTTCCGCGCGGACCCGGCAGTTCGCACGCATTTTCTGCGCAAGTGGACCGCCGACACAACGGTTCCGTCCGAGCTGAATTTGAAGACGCTGCTGGACTGGGACTACTACACTGCACGCTTCAGCGCCTGCGTGCAGAAGATTGTGTCTAtcccggcggcgctgcagtcgctgccGAACCCGGTGCCGCGCGTGGTGCACCCGGACTGGCTGGAAAAGCGCATTCGTCACCGCAACTCCCGCTACCGTCAAGTGTCACTTGTCGGCATGCTATCCAAGGTGCAAGGCAAGAACGAGGCGCTGGCTGGcgtgtcggcggcggcggccgccgccgctgccgtcagagtggacgaggacgaggacggggTCGTGCTGGAGCAGGGGGGTGGTGCGGGCGCTGTAGAGGGAGAGCTGCAAGACTTGGAGGACATGGCGGGCGGtgcaggcagcagcaccgtacGCCACGTGCCAAAGACGCAAAAAGCCCGTGCGGCCTGTGCTGGTGAACGACGATGTGCCGCGGGGACGGACGCTGAAACGGACTGGGACGAAGACGACACGGATTGTGAGGGGGAGTCGGAGGACGAcatggagcggctgcagcgcgaggcgGATGCCGAGCTGgatgcgctggcgcatgATGTAAAACAGCGCTACTTTGCTCCAAGGAGCGCGAACGCGCTCGACGCAGATTTTTTCGCCGACCGTGGTGCGAAGCGTTGGCTGGCCCAGCGCAAGGACACGTGGCTACAGCGAGCTCGTCTGCGCAGGGAGCTGGCGCTCGAGAACGGCCTGAGCGAGGTCGCTCTGGGTGGGGAGAACAGTGACGCAGTGGCTCTCGGGCAAGCGACGGCGCCCGATGTCGCTGGCATGAACAGCCACTTCATCGATCTAAAGTCACGTGCGCTGGCGACCGTCTGGAACGTGCTCGAGGTGCGCGAGAATGAGGAGAGTCCCGGAACTGTGCAGGTGCTTGCGGCGCTGGAGCATAGCCTCTACTCCTTTCGCGTTCAGGTGCGTCGCACCGTCCTTGTAGACGCGGACCccgcgctgcgcctgcaggcGTTCGACGCCACTGAGGTCAGCGGGcgggtgctgccgcggcgtgcagcagccggccgCCTCTACCAGGTCAATGTTCCGCctggcgaggagggggagcggtgCCTCAATGCGCTGCACGTGATGGAGGGCGTTCGCCGGATCTACGAGGAGCATCGCACGCGCGTGGACACGTTCGTCGAGCAACTCGGTTGCTGCGTCTCCGTCGACTCGGCGCGGCACCTGCGCAacgcgcgtcggcgcccaCCTTCGCAGCGTGAGCTCTTTGGCATAGATGAGATGAacatgcacacgtgcacgaaTTATCtcagctgtggcgccgcggaCCGTGCCGTGTTCGTCTTCCACGCGGTGACGGAACAGCGCGGTTTGATCGCTGCCGTTTATCCGCAGACCAACACTGCCTTCGTCGTCTTTATTCAGCCCGCTGAAGCGGCAAAGCCCGTGATCAGCTGGAGCAGCATTTGCGCGGAGAGCGCAAAGCGGCtgcacacgagcacgccgGAGCCGATTCGGGTCACAtccgcggtggcggaggaTCAGCGagcagcgtggcggcaggTTCATCAGCACCTGAGCGCCGCCTTGGAAAACGCCAAGGCGCCTCTTCTGGCTGTGCTGCAGAGCTGCCAGCCCACGTCGAcactcctgcagcagcgcgcgttGCCTGTGGGACTGCCTTACCTGCGTGtcctcggcgctgcggaAGATGAGCGGCTGCTGAGCGACCCGTTCCGCTGGACGCGCCTGCTGGCGCGGCGACTGTTTGAACGCTTCTTCGCGTCGCTATTGTGGGTAGAGGAGCGTCTGGCGCTGAGCCGTGTCTCTGGCATCCCGCTTTGCAACATTGCCCAGGACAgctgcgtgcatgtgctgGATGTGCTGTACAGTCGTGCCCTACACCGGCGCCATCACGTgctgtggtgcagcagcgaccctCTCATAACTTTTGACACCGTGGAGGAGCGTCCGCGCGAGGTGTGCATGGCTGGCGGCTATACTTCGTGGTGCGTCGAATTCGGCCTTTCGCGCCTGGACGTCGtcgcgctgctcttctcACAGGCGATTGAGGAAGGCGATGACCCGAACGCGCGGGTGCTGTGTGACCGTGGCGTATCGACGCACTTCAACATCCTGCGTGATCTGGTGGCCGACTTGCTGGGGCAGGCCATGGAGAACATCCTCGCCGACACACTCCTGAACAACGtggcgcggtggctgcgCGACCCGGCGTCGTCCTGCTACGAGCCGCGCTTGGTGGAGCTTCTCAGCAGTCTCGCACACCGTGCACTCACGGGCatcctgctccgcctcgccaagctcggcggccgcgccgtaAAGGTGGACGGCAGTTCCGTCACCGTCCTCACCTCCAAGTACTCGCTTCAGGAGGCGGTGAGCTTCGCCCGCTTTCTGACAGCATCGCTGCAGGACCAGCCGATGCTactgctgctctcgctgcaGCCACTGCGCTACTGGTGTCCATATGTGGTGCTTGACCCTTGCGACTACGCTGGCCTGTTCATCACCGAGGACGCCATCAAGCTCAAGCAGGGCGAGGAGCCGACACGAGCGGATCTGCACGTAGCACATCAGCTCACGATGGCTAGCCGACTTCCCAGCCGTGCCCGCAACACTTTTGTGGAGCGCGTTGTCGAGACTCTCTACCAGCTGAACGCGTCAACACACCATGTCTACTGCGACACGGTAGGCGATCACACGGTCACGCTCGCTACGCGGCACGACCACCTGACGCGGCGCTTGTTGCAGGACTCGCAGAAGCTCTTTGAAGGTGTCTTGCAGACAGACATCATggacgaggtgcagcgcgtgATGGACACGCGCGACCTGtacaccgaggaggagcacgcaGCACACGAGCGCGGCGAGTTGACGCTGTGGtccagcggcgccgttgcaCTCGAGTACGcgaagtgtgtgtgtcgtgtgCTGGAGCTGATCCCGTgcaacggcgccgtcggcaaGGTGCGCAACAACTGCATGCGTTTATGCGGCATCAGCCCATTCTCCGCCCAGTCGCAGTTTCAGGCCGATCCTTTCCTGGCGCACCGCCTTCAGTCCGTCACGTGCAGTTTCTGCAACTCTCACATCTCGATCGACTTGCTTGTGAGGCGGAAGTCGGTGACATCGCCATTTACCTGCACAGCGTGTGCGGCGCCAATTGCGGCAGCTTCCATGGAAGGAACGCTCGTCCGTCATGTGagccagctgctgcgagtTTACAACCAGCAGGACTTCGTGTGCACCAAGTGTCGTGAGATGACAACAACCTATGTGGCGGAAAGGTGCTGTGGCGCGCTCGTCGGCAAGGCCGCGCCGGTAGAGGGCGAGCTCCGGGCACTTCATCGCCTTGCGAAGATACAAGGCTTTGCGTGGCTTGCCGAgagcgtggaggcggcgctcctcTGCACGTGAGAGCTCTTTGTCAAGGTGTGCTgtggcggcacgcgcacagtAGCCTTTGCAAGTACGCTCACCgcacggcgcaggcgcagcaaaGCACGCCCTGCGCCGTGCGGTTTCCGCTCCACTGTGGCGCGGTGGGGCTCTACCAGCTCTCGTTTCCGCGCACGCCAActcagcgcgcgcgcgcatacACGCAGCGTGCGAGTCATGGGCTGCCAAAAACAAACGCAGCGAAAACGATAGCGGCGGCTACCTTGGAGACCAAGAGCTTTttcgctcttcttcgtccGCCCGAGAAGCGGCAACAACGTACATCCATGTGCATTTTCACATAGACATGAACGGACCGTTTTATAGAACAGGCTTGGGGGTGGCCGCTGATGGCGCATTCCCGAATTCGCACCTTGCCTTGCATGGCTGTGACTTACCTAAAGGCCATAGTATCCGCCTCTCTGTCGAGACTGTGCATGATGGGCTGTTTTCTCTTTTACTTCTTTGCGAGTCTGCTGTGGGTTTGAGATGCGCGTCTTCGTAAGCCATACGCCCTCAGATGGAAAGGAGGCAACACTGCGCGTTTGATGttcgagcgagagagagagaaagagggtgaTAAATCGTGCCGGCCTCTTTGCGCTCGTCCACGCATGTGGAGAACTGAGGCGTCCTGCAGGGTTGCGCTTCTAGTTCACCTGTCCCACGCCCCGTTACTGCATGCACGAGGAGAGGGTCAGGAGCTTCTGGTCACATGCGTCCTACTGTCGTAGTATCCTACGCGCTATGTCTTATTcttgcctcctctctctccctctctgggTACATCGGCCCGCccccatcctcctctcccttgctgctgccgcttctgtTATTATTGTTATTTTGTATTTTGCggtgccgctcttctccttcgtcGACTGCAAcaacatgcacgcacacgtacagaTTCGCGAGCACAGGCGCGTTCGCGCGATACATGTCGCTGGAGAAAGACTGGTTTACCTTCTTTCCCTTGAGcatggcgcgcgcgcaagcaTGTTGCGTCTTTCCTTTCTTGTCCGCCTGCGGCCGCGGCACATCATGTTCACACCCCCGCCTCTTGCGAAGCGCACGGGCAAGTTCAGGTGCAAAGCGTGCCAGCACAGCTGGTTCTCGGACGAGGTGTGGGTGACCAAGACGACGCAGCGCGTGTACCAAGGCGAGTCCTGCGAGACGTGCGGGACAACAAATAAGCCGTACTACGTCGGCAGGCCAGAGGAGACTATCTTTAACCGCGCTCGCACGCCCCACCCCGTAAAGCGCGGCGTCTCCTCGtcgcgcagcgagcgcaaGCTGAAACACTCACGGTTTGACTGGCGAGTCCAGAAGGGGCGGCACTGAGTACTGACCTTTGCTCGTTTCCTCATCTGTGCTTCGTCGTTTCATATTAGTGGTAGGCCGCATGCACGCACCAAAGCAGCTCTTCGTTGTGCCGCGTTGCTTCTGCATGCATTCACGAAGGAGAAGTTGAGGTGAAGGCCCCTCAACGACTCGCGCGGTTCTGCTCCTGCGTCCTCGACGGATCGGTTACCGTGTGCAAGCCAACGACGCTGAAAATGTGGCATCCTTTCATACTCTAactcttccttctttttcggcacgcatgcacacatgaGCATGATAGGCCGCACTCACTTCACTGGAACAACAACGAAAGGGCGTGCTATCGATGTGAATGGAATCAACGCATCTGGGCCACTGCGTTGGCGACGTACTGCGCGactccccgcccccacccctttaGGACGCTTATGCTTGCAACTGTCAAAGCCATTGCATCTTTTTCTGACGGCTTTGTGACAATGATATGCGTTTTTCCTACTTCCCTCCAAGCTCTCACCTCATCTTCCCACACGCCTGCCTAAATATTTGACCTAAACATGTTCTGTCCTCACTCTGTTGCTCGCCTTGCTGGCCATATCTAAACATAATCCCTCATGGCCGCAACGATGACAGTTCTGCCGATACGCATAATACGAACGCCGTAAGTAAATTAAAAAGAGCAAAGCTGCCGCCTCACCCGTGGCCGAGCATCACTTTCTCACCTAACACACTTGATATTGACACATTGATTCCCTCTTCGTCTTATCTCTCTTCTACTTTTCTATCCACGACCGTCATCATGTCCCTCCGTCTCCCAAAGGATGAGCTTGAGGCGCACATCTACCTCTACTTGAAGGACTCCAGATacaccagcgccgcgcaggcgctggaggaggccaaCCCGAAGGCTGTCACGCACTCCCGCAAGATCGGCACTTCcgccctcaccgccgcctcgaaGGAGCTGGTGGCTGCCGCGGACTCTGACAGCTCCGACGATGAGCCTGTTCGCAAGCCGGTGGCCAAGAAGCCTTCACCAAAGATGGCCCCCAAGAAGGCCCCCatcgccgacagcgacagcgacgacgacgagccTGTTCGCAAGCCGGTGCTAGCCAAAAAGCCTGTGGCGGACTCGAGCtctgacgaggaggaggctccGAAAAagccggcggcgaagcgcccTTCTCCGAAGCCTTCGCCAAAGCAGGCCCCCAAGAAGGCCCCCatcgccgacagcgacagcgacgacgacgagccTGTTCGCAAGCCGGTGCTAGCCAAAAAGCCTGTGGCGGACTCGAGCtctgacgaggaggaggctccGAAAAagccggcggcgaagcgcccTTCTCCGAAGCCTTCGCCAAAGCAGGCCCCCAAGAAGGCCCCCatcgccgacagcgacagcgacgacgacgagccTGTTCGCAAGCCGGTGCTAGCCAAAAAGCCTGTGGCGGACTCGAGCtctgacgaggaggaggctccGAAAAagccggcggcgaagcgcccTTCTCCGAAGCCTTCGCCAAAGCAGGCCCCCAAGAAGGCCCCCatcgccgacagcgacagcgacgacgacgagccTGTTCGCAAGCCGGTGCTAGCCAAAAAGCCTGTGGCGGACTCGAGCtctgacgaggaggaggctccGAAAAagccggcggcgaagcgcccTTCTCCGAAGCCTTCGCCAAAGCAGGCCCCCAAGAAGGCCCCCatcgccgacagcgacagctCCGACGATGAGCCTGTTCGCAAGCCGGTGGCCAAGAAGCCTTCGCCAAAGCAGGCCCCCAAGAAGGCCCCCatcgccgacagcgacagcgacgacgacgagccTGTTCGCAAGCCGGTGGCCAAGAAGCCTTCGCCAAAGCAGGCCCCCAAGAAGGCCCCCatcgccgacagcgacagctCCGACGATGAGGAGCCGGTAAAAAAGATGACCGCGACTAAAAAACCTGCGAGTGACTCCTCTGATGAGGAGCAGCAATCCGTACAGAAGCGTCACATggcggaggaagacgaggaggaggaccaGCCCATGCGTCAGGTCAGCCGCACCGAAGCCCAGTCGAGCAATGGAAGCTatggcggccgcggtggtcgCGGTGGTGACCGTGGCGGCTTCCGCGGTGGTGACCGTGGCGGCTTCCGCGGTGGTGATCGCGGAGGTTTCCGTGGTGGTCGAGGCGGCGACCGTGGCGGCTTCCGCGGTAGTGATCGCGGAGGTTTCCGTGGTGGTCGAGGCGGCGACCGTGGCGGCTTCCGCGGTGGTGATCGTGGCGGCTTCCGCGGTGGGGACCGTGGCGGCTTCCGCGGTGGGGACCGTGGCGGCTTCCGCGGTGGCGATCGCGGAGGTTTCCGTGGTGGTCGAGGCGGTGACCGTGGCGGCTTccgtggtggtcgtggtggcgccCCGCAGATTGGTCTCAGTACTCCTTCGCTCAACACGATAAACCAGAGCGTCAAgctcggcagcgacagcgactaGGCAGCTTAGGTGATTGAGAGATGCGTAGCTGCGAAACTGTTGAGGCGGTGAGCAGCTTtggagtgtgtgcgtgtgtgtcgtgcATGTTTCGACGTGTTGTACCATAAGATCTAACCCCTCCTTTTTCCGgtttcgttttgttttctgtcaCCCGTCCGAAGGAGCACGAAGAGGAGCACCAAGGACAGGAGGGGGGCAGGGCTTCTTAAACAAGAATATGTCCTTTTTCTATTAGCTCTGTAATTACTAATGGCTAATGATGCGCTCTATCGTTCTACAGCGACTCCCCTCTCCCAACTCTCTTGAGCGCGCACCCTCCATGAACAAGTGTCCAttacgtgcgtgtgcggttCTCACTATCCACTTCCTGTGTCTTTTCTTTTGCACGCTTTTTTATTGTAGGCTGGGGCGTTGCCcacctcttctttttgttgctgcGCCTTGCATCCCTTCGCAGGCGCGCGGCCGCTCCTGTGTGGGAGGCAAGAGTAGCGGAGGTCATCGATTGCAGCGAAAAAGGGGGGAAGCAgagcgcgtgcttgtgcgtgcgtcagTTTTGTGCCCATCCTCAgccccctcttctttcctACCTGCTCTCCCGCACACTCGATTTTTcatctccgcccctcccacCTGGATTGTGAAGGTAGTGAAGGGCAGCATTCTTTTCCAAAAAGAAATGAGCATAAGGGATGCAAAAGGATAAATCTGAAGGGTAAAGAGAGGCGAACATGCGTGTCGATTTTACAAAGCAAAAAGAGGAAGCGCGGGCGATGGAGAGGGTGCTTACAACTGAAAGGCGGTCATTAGTATTTACACATGTGCAGCGGTCTAGGATGAGGTAGCGTGGTCATCTCCTTCTTGCGGGGCGAAAATGAGACACTCAGTTTCCGTTGATTCTCGAAAGTCTCTCATAAGGTGTGCACAGCAGCTCAGGTGTGTTGAAACACGAGGCTCCGTCAGTCACGAGTTGTTGATGCTTACGCCTAGAGGATAGGCGAGACGAGCGACATGGAAAGGGGCTCtggagcgcagctgcaccgctggaatcagcagcaccaacagaCATACAAACGTAGCAGGCTGCAAGTAGTAAATGCTATTGGCAGCGAAGAGCATGGAACGTTTTCCTCGCGCCTCTCCTCCGGTCATCGCAAAAGATCTtttggcgcagcagcacatcgtGTCGTTTTGATGATGTAAAAACGTGCGTTCTGTGAGACGCTGCACGGGTTCTCCCTTGCCGAATATCGACTGCTAATTTTTCTCTCCCTGCGCCACTTTTCTTCATGCACTTTctctcctgcgccgctgcctttctGCTCGCGTTTCGTTTCGAGCGCTTGCTATGGGGAGGAAGAATATCACACAAGGCAGGAGAAGCCTTTATTTTGtccccctcgctctctctttgccaTTTTCCACCTACTTCAGCAGCCAATGTCGTACTCCTCCACAGCAACGCccggcggcacggcggcaacggcaacaGCGGGTAGCACCAAATGCGGCAAAAACAAGGCTGGCGGTTCgttggccgccgctgcgtaCGAAAAGAGTCAGTACGACATCACCAACGTCACCTGGGGGACTCTAGAGTCTCGCTTTGACGAGCTCGTCGCGCTCATGAACACCCCCATCACTGGCGTCAACGCGCTCACGGTGCGCGCCACGAATCGACAGCGGATCGGCAGTGCGATCGCGGCCCTCCTCGATAAGGCTCAAGAGGAGTGTCGACAGCTTCTGCTGGATGGGGACGCTGAGGCGGCCGAGAAGGCGGGTGTGCTCGTGTTGCGACTGCGGGAGAAGTTCTACAAGCCGAATCACGTAGAGCTGATACCGGCCTATCTGCACCTTTCCCGCACAAAGCAGTTTCTGAAGCGATATGGAGATGCAGAGGACATGCTTTCGCTTGCGCAGTATATTATGCTGAAGCATCCCGACGAGGTCACGCTCACCATGAAGGCCGACGTGCACCAAGCATTCGGGCTCCTTTATGCGGCGGACAGCAAGctggaggcagcggtgcagcagctcagccGAGCAACCTACTATCTCTCTCTACTGCACGGGGCGCGGCACGTTCTCACTACATTCAGCTACTTTGACCTCGGCAACGTGATGGCCTCGAAGGCCAGCATGGAGAGTGCAATGGCGCTCTACGACGCTGTGAAGGAGATTTGGTATGCTCACTTGGTGAAAGCGTTGGCGGACGTTGTTGCGCGCCGCGAGGACATGCAGGTGCAGCTGAAGTACAGCGAGAACacgccggcgcaggagctgcgaCAAGTTTGCTACGCCACAGCGCACGCTTTCGGTCGCGAGAACTTGGCGGATGCATCCAAGATGTTGCATGGCATCGCCCGCATTCAGCAAAAGCGCTTCCAGAGCGCCCACCCCAGCACCGTGCGGGCAGAGTTCATTCTGGggctttttcttctctggACAGACAATGAGCCGGAGGCACAGGGGCACCTGGCGAATGCCcgcgtcgcctcgcagcacTTCTATGGCCCACGTCATCCAGTTGTGCAAGAGATCGAAGACTGGTGTGCGAAATTCGACCTGAGCTACGAGAATACGGAAGACGAGCTTGCCAAAGGTCAAGAGGCGTCCGCTCTGGACACAGCGGCGACAACGCACGACGACGAAGCTGAAGCGCCACATATATTGTGAAGCACTGCAGCGAAAAGCCGTCTCTGAGACCGTACCTGCTTTCTTTTTACTGGTATGTGTCGTAGGTGCTGCTGGTCCTtcgcccccacccctgtGCTGGTGTGCAGCTCTGCGACACCCGTACGTCATCGCTTAGCTTACCGCCGCCCAGCGCTTCACAGCAACTTCCACCATGCACTTCTGCTGCCGATCCTTGCATCCTCCGCCCAAGAGATTGCTTGCTCTCTTGtggcgtgtatgtgtgtgcgtatgtgtgctgGCGTTAGGAAGGCTCTGTTTTCCCTGTTTTTCTCCCTTCGATGTGACATACTCGCATAAGAGCGACTCGCTTATCACGGAATCGccaccgttgctgccgccatTGCGGCCTTTCTTCAGAGCGTTTTCTCGGCGAGGCGACGCCCTATGCATACAGGCAGAGCAATAAAAAAAACGCAAGCGCGGAAGCCTGCTGCTTAGCGAGGGGTGATTAAACGGTAACAACGCCTTGGGATGCCTGTTGAAGCCAGAAACCACGTGAAACGGTGAGATGGCGGTATTGAGGTGGAccagagacagagagagaacatGCGGCCAAGGTATGGCAAACACCACGACGGCCGACTGCGTTGCACTATTGGGCTTTACCACGGTCACCTTTCCTTTGTTGCCTTTGGTGCACAGCTCCGACTCGCTTTCCCTTTCTAGCCCCTTCACATACGCTCTCATGCACCGAAGTATATATGCAGCGTGAGCGCGTCGTCGGTGCACCTTCTTTTCATCTCCGCTTGCTCGCTCCCTTGCCCATCTCTGCTGCTCTCATCCACGAACACTTGTCTGCGACACCCCATGCAATAGTAGATTTCACTCTAAACCTTGCTCTACTTTGTCTTGTGTTTCTCCTACCTCtgctctccccaccccctttaCACATTttcgcacgcacactcacgACTCACCCGCTGCTTGTCGAACGCGCTCCTTCCTCGCTCTTTTTCCAGCCCTTTAGCATCTGCTTCAGAGTACGTCACCATGTCCGTCGAGAAACTCTACGACATTCAGTTCCAGCTGAAGTTCACGGCGAAGCAGTTCCTCAAGAATGCTAGCCGTTGCGAGAAGGAGCAGAAGCAGGAGATGAACAAGTGCAAGCATGCAATGGAGAAGAACAACATGGAGGGTGCCCGCATCTATGCCCAGAACAGCATTCGCAAGAAGAACGAGGCGCTCAACCACCTGCGCCTGTCGGCGCGCATGGATGCCGTCGTGGCCCGGCTCGACACGGCTATCAAGATGAAGATGGTGACCAAGAATATGGGCCAGATGGTGAAGGGCATGGACAAGGTGCTGCAGTCGATGGACCCTGCCAAGATCAGTAGGCTGATGGACACCTTCGAGCAACAGTTCGAGACGATGGATGTCACGTCTGCCTACATGGAAGGTGCTATTGGCCAGAGCACGGCGGTCACCACACCGGAGGACGAGGTGAACAACCTCATGTCTCAGGTCGCGGATGAGCATGGCCTGGACATTCGTGAGCAACTCAACGACGACCTCCAGATCAAGAACACCAACCTCACCGCgcagaaggcggaggagaagcaggtcgaggaggacgactTAGAGGCAAAGTTCGCACAGCTGCGTGGACGTTGAGGCGGCGCGGTCCAAGAGGAATGTCGGAGAGGAAAAGGTGTCCCGGAGCTGTATCATGCACCGGAGGACGCCCGCATACACGCAGATGAGCGCTGGAAGCGAGAGTGAAGCACACCTACACGCGgacgcacacccgcacgctCCTTTCCCTTCATAGCCACGGGCAAACGAAGAGCAGGCCTTGTGTGTACAAGCAATCTTTATGCATTCCGCAAGCGAAGGGAAAGCCACGTGAAAgcgttggcggtggtgcgaaGTGATCCCTGTGTGGATGGTGGCGTAGTGTTGCTACCTCTTTTCGTCTCATGCACGCGCTATCCGTAACTCTTGTAAAATTGCATCTCCTGCCAAATTGCACTATATTAGTGGATAGCGCGGGTCAAGGGGAGTGCGGGGAGGCAACGGAGCGGCGAAGAGTCCGAAAACGAAGACAGATTTTCATGTCATTATGTGACACTCaaaacacaagaaaaaagtCGTTGTGGCTCGGTGTGTCTACACAGTGCACTGCTGTTGGTTTCCTCTCACCTGAATTTTTTGTCTTTCacgctctctccccctcgctgcacaggagggaggggggcttgTTTTCGCTGCTTTTGCCGCTTTCGCTCGTTGTACATTTC encodes:
- a CDS encoding putative DNA polymerase epsilon catalytic subunit yields the protein MSSFGPQIISEIIAVEKEDLDLVNHLSGKKRVYLKVVFRNVQDLTTVRGRLEKTVKLNASLGSENPLRSQFSGSLGDAMAKPFAEDPLYSAAGSSRWMDWVQDIREYDVKYHMRVAIDMKVYCGLWYDVTVTEGGARVQRCDDSRYAPAMPRVIAFDIETTKAPLRFPQPEVDEVYMISYMLDGRGYLIINREIVTEDIAPFEYTPKPEYEGFFDTFNEENEAATLRRFFDEMRKYKPNVYVTYNGDYFDFPFIHARALYHGMNMRNEIGFTQMADGAFLNKQIPHLDCFYWVKRDSYLPQGSQGLKAVTKYKLGYEPIEVDPEDMLPLAQSQPQRMASYSVSDAVSTWYLYQKYVHPFIFSLATIIPMPPDDVLRKGSGGLCESLLMVQAEANNVVFPNKKETERERFYEGHLIDTETYIGGRVEALRSGVYRSDIPMTFDMNPDTYQSLIDDVDEALRFTLEVENGVKVEEVTNLEEVRAAILAKLTNLRDRPHQQEKPFIYHLDVGAMYPNIILTNRLQPYAIARPDVCAGCCFNSPNNEAQCKRVMSWKWRAELFTAGRYEFQRVKAQLENESFAAGVIEQANLAAVQKKAYGNRKGNVLEGTSYERKDDWKKSQSSRKGGGGAGYRQESRQQQREAADALLQREFGADRNGEGGSSDSDGDADGPKAYHKLNENTQFNMLKRRLSEYSRKAYGKIHETREVMRSNVVCQRENSFYVDTVRLFRDRRYEYKAALKTWKKRLDAAKDSDERKVCQSRCVQMESLQLAHKCILNSFYGYVMRKGSRWSSMEMAGIVTYLGATLIQMARSLVQQIGVTLELDTDGIWCCLPNTFPENFTLATTNPSKPKISISYPCVVLNKMVHDRYSNHQYQDLVSTGVYKTRSECSIYFEVDGPYLAMLLPASREEGKSIKKRYAVFSPDGSLAELKGFELKRRGELMLVKDFQSQVFRRFLDGRTLADAYASAAVVADAALDMLESKGEGYDTEEILEKITESSNMTRRLSEYPESQKSLAITTARRIAEFLGPQMVKDKGLACHFIISRMPAGRPVTERAIPVTIFRADPAVRTHFLRKWTADTTVPSELNLKTLLDWDYYTARFSACVQKIVSIPAALQSLPNPVPRVVHPDWLEKRIRHRNSRYRQVSLVGMLSKVQGKNEALAGVSAAAAAAAAVRVDEDEDGVVLEQGGGAGAVEGELQDLEDMAGGAGSSTVRHVPKTQKARAACAGERRCAAGTDAETDWDEDDTDCEGESEDDMERLQREADAELDALAHDVKQRYFAPRSANALDADFFADRGAKRWLAQRKDTWLQRARLRRELALENGLSEVALGGENSDAVALGQATAPDVAGMNSHFIDLKSRALATVWNVLEVRENEESPGTVQVLAALEHSLYSFRVQVRRTVLVDADPALRLQAFDATEVSGRVLPRRAAAGRLYQVNVPPGEEGERCLNALHVMEGVRRIYEEHRTRVDTFVEQLGCCVSVDSARHLRNARRRPPSQRELFGIDEMNMHTCTNYLSCGAADRAVFVFHAVTEQRGLIAAVYPQTNTAFVVFIQPAEAAKPVISWSSICAESAKRLHTSTPEPIRVTSAVAEDQRAAWRQVHQHLSAALENAKAPLLAVLQSCQPTSTLLQQRALPVGLPYLRVLGAAEDERLLSDPFRWTRLLARRLFERFFASLLWVEERLALSRVSGIPLCNIAQDSCVHVLDVLYSRALHRRHHVLWCSSDPLITFDTVEERPREVCMAGGYTSWCVEFGLSRLDVVALLFSQAIEEGDDPNARVLCDRGVSTHFNILRDLVADLLGQAMENILADTLLNNVARWLRDPASSCYEPRLVELLSSLAHRALTGILLRLAKLGGRAVKVDGSSVTVLTSKYSLQEAVSFARFLTASLQDQPMLLLLSLQPLRYWCPYVVLDPCDYAGLFITEDAIKLKQGEEPTRADLHVAHQLTMASRLPSRARNTFVERVVETLYQLNASTHHVYCDTVGDHTVTLATRHDHLTRRLLQDSQKLFEGVLQTDIMDEVQRVMDTRDLYTEEEHAAHERGELTLWSSGAVALEYAKCVCRVLELIPCNGAVGKVRNNCMRLCGISPFSAQSQFQADPFLAHRLQSVTCSFCNSHISIDLLVRRKSVTSPFTCTACAAPIAAASMEGTLVRHVSQLLRVYNQQDFVCTKCREMTTTYVAERCCGALVGKAAPVEGELRALHRLAKIQGFAWLAESVEAALLCT